The Bacteroidia bacterium genome window below encodes:
- a CDS encoding NADH-quinone oxidoreductase subunit C, translated as MEKTELLTLVNQQLNEKFKEEIVSAEMARDFPVFTVKKEKIEEIIRFLYESPELQFTFLTDICGIHFPNNKSQELGVVYHLHNMQKNYRIRLKLFTSLSDPSVPTLTKLFSAANWMERETYDFYGITFKEHPDLRRILNVDEMIDFPLRKEFPLEDQTREDKNNAMFGR; from the coding sequence ATGGAAAAAACGGAATTACTCACTCTCGTAAATCAGCAACTGAACGAAAAATTTAAGGAAGAAATTGTTTCTGCCGAAATGGCAAGAGATTTTCCTGTTTTTACTGTAAAGAAAGAGAAAATTGAAGAGATTATACGCTTCCTCTATGAAAGTCCCGAATTACAATTTACTTTTCTCACCGATATTTGCGGAATTCATTTCCCGAACAATAAATCACAAGAATTAGGCGTGGTGTATCATTTGCACAACATGCAAAAAAATTATCGTATTCGATTAAAATTATTCACCAGTCTTTCTGATCCTTCTGTTCCAACTTTAACAAAATTATTTTCTGCTGCGAATTGGATGGAACGCGAGACATACGATTTTTATGGAATCACTTTTAAAGAACATCCTGATTTACGCAGAATTTTGAATGTGGATGAAATGATAGATTTTCCTTTGCGGAAAGAGTTTCCGTTGGAAGATCAGACACGAGAAGATAAAAACAATGCCATGTTTGGCAGGTAA
- a CDS encoding NADH-quinone oxidoreductase subunit A yields MPQSSAIDYIPIGLMLLVASGFVVLVMFFTHRLGPKRKSKIKLDTFECGIESQGNARVPFSIKYFLIAILFVLFDVEVIFMYPWAVNFKVLRMTGFFEMLGFMAFFAIGFAYIIKKGALKWE; encoded by the coding sequence ATGCCTCAAAGTTCCGCGATTGATTATATTCCAATTGGATTGATGCTGCTTGTAGCCTCTGGTTTTGTAGTTCTGGTTATGTTTTTCACGCATCGTTTAGGACCAAAACGCAAATCAAAAATAAAGTTAGACACGTTTGAATGTGGCATCGAATCACAAGGAAATGCGCGTGTTCCCTTTTCCATAAAATATTTTTTAATTGCTATTTTATTTGTTTTATTTGATGTAGAAGTTATTTTTATGTATCCCTGGGCTGTTAATTTTAAAGTTTTACGCATGACAGGATTTTTCGAAATGCTTGGTTTTATGGCATTTTTCGCCATTGGCTTTGCTTACATCATCAAAAAAGGCGCATTGAAGTGGGAATAA
- a CDS encoding NADH-quinone oxidoreductase subunit B, giving the protein MSTATVKTNVEITKAPPGIEGPGFFATSIDKVVGMARKNSIWPLPFATSCCGIEFMATMGAHYDLGRFGAERLSFSPRQADLLMVMGTIAKKMGPVLRQVYEQMAEPRWVLSMGACASSGGIFDTYSVLQGIDRIIPVDVYIPGCPPNPEQVLDGILKIQELIQNESIRRRDTDEYKALLAKYNIE; this is encoded by the coding sequence ATGAGCACGGCAACAGTAAAAACAAATGTAGAGATTACCAAAGCGCCTCCTGGTATTGAAGGTCCTGGATTTTTTGCTACAAGCATTGATAAAGTAGTAGGAATGGCACGTAAAAATTCTATTTGGCCACTTCCTTTTGCTACTTCTTGTTGCGGAATCGAATTTATGGCAACGATGGGTGCACATTACGATTTAGGTCGTTTTGGTGCAGAACGTTTAAGCTTTTCTCCTCGTCAAGCGGATTTATTAATGGTGATGGGAACCATCGCTAAAAAAATGGGCCCCGTTTTACGTCAGGTTTACGAACAAATGGCAGAACCACGTTGGGTATTATCCATGGGCGCTTGCGCTTCCAGCGGAGGAATTTTTGATACCTACAGCGTTTTACAAGGAATTGATCGGATTATTCCCGTGGATGTTTACATTCCGGGTTGCCCGCCGAATCCGGAGCAAGTATTGGATGGAATTTTAAAAATTCAAGAATTGATTCAAAACGAATCCATTCGCAGACGAGATACTGATGAATACAAGGCTTTACTCGCTAAATACAATATAGAATAA
- a CDS encoding toxin-antitoxin system YwqK family antitoxin, whose translation MTSKITLRKNNFLATLFLFSFFAFSASAKTFFSAQSDSNKVDGRGLKQGLWCEKVGETNWYGNYVDGKKDGSWMDYHPNGIIHFLSTYKNGMRNGIAIEIDNNGYFLSEEHFVNDTIDGYLKTYFPGGRTKTESKFSMGKYNGFNHVYYDNGQMQEDGNYKMNVRDGVSKWYYEDGKINTQFTYVDGKIEGGALSYFDSNGNVQTKSIYKNNTLDGPYTEYFDGKQVKITGTYKDGKKDGIWMEYDINGKILSKIKYKNGVEKGHSKK comes from the coding sequence ATGACATCAAAAATAACACTTCGAAAAAATAATTTTTTGGCGACTCTTTTTCTGTTTTCTTTTTTCGCCTTTTCTGCTTCCGCGAAAACTTTTTTTTCTGCGCAAAGCGATTCCAATAAAGTAGATGGGCGAGGCTTGAAACAAGGTTTGTGGTGCGAAAAAGTAGGCGAAACAAATTGGTATGGAAATTATGTGGATGGAAAAAAAGATGGTTCGTGGATGGATTATCATCCCAACGGAATTATTCATTTTTTATCGACATATAAAAACGGAATGCGCAATGGAATTGCGATAGAAATTGATAATAACGGTTATTTTTTATCGGAAGAACATTTTGTAAATGATACGATTGATGGTTATTTGAAAACGTATTTTCCGGGCGGAAGAACTAAAACAGAATCTAAATTTTCGATGGGAAAATACAATGGATTTAACCATGTTTATTACGATAACGGACAAATGCAAGAAGATGGAAATTACAAAATGAATGTGCGTGATGGCGTTTCGAAATGGTATTATGAAGATGGAAAAATAAATACACAATTCACGTATGTGGATGGAAAAATTGAAGGCGGAGCGCTCAGTTATTTTGATAGCAATGGAAATGTTCAAACAAAAAGTATTTACAAAAATAATACGCTGGATGGTCCTTACACCGAATATTTTGATGGCAAACAAGTGAAAATTACAGGCACGTATAAAGACGGAAAAAAAGATGGCATTTGGATGGAATATGACATTAACGGAAAAATACTTTCAAAAATTAAATATAAAAATGGCGTAGAAAAAGGGCATTCAAAAAAATAA
- the nuoD gene encoding NADH dehydrogenase (quinone) subunit D, whose protein sequence is MNKLAEIITEEKEYSTLNLGPTHPATHGIFQNVLTMDGEVIVDAKSTIGYIHRAFEKIAERRPFYQITTLTDRLNYCSSPINNMGWHMTVEKLLGVEIPKRAEYMRVIIMELSRIADHIVCDTVIAVDTGAMTGFLYLFQCREWIYEIFEEICGARLTTNIGRIGGIERDFSKKAWDKINIFLKDFPAKLKEFEVLVMRNRIFMDRTIGVGGISAERALNYGFTGPNLRAAGVDYDVRVMNPYCSYEDFEFTIPLGTNGDTYDRFMVRLEEMWQSLSIIQQALKKMPEGPFHANVPDFYLPPKEQVYNNMEALIYHFKIVMGETEIPVGEVYHCVEGGNGELGFYLVSDGGRTPYRLHFRRPCFIYYQAYPEMIKGQMLSDAILTMSSMNVIAGELDA, encoded by the coding sequence ATGAATAAGCTGGCAGAAATTATCACAGAAGAAAAGGAATATTCAACCTTAAATTTAGGTCCTACACACCCTGCTACGCACGGAATTTTTCAAAACGTGCTGACGATGGATGGAGAAGTAATTGTGGATGCAAAATCTACTATCGGCTACATCCATAGAGCATTTGAGAAAATAGCAGAACGCCGACCTTTTTATCAAATTACTACGCTTACGGATCGTTTGAATTATTGCTCCAGCCCCATCAATAATATGGGTTGGCACATGACGGTGGAGAAATTATTAGGTGTGGAGATTCCGAAAAGAGCCGAGTATATGCGCGTTATTATTATGGAACTTTCGCGCATTGCAGATCACATTGTGTGCGATACGGTAATTGCGGTGGATACCGGTGCTATGACCGGCTTTTTATATTTATTCCAATGCAGAGAATGGATTTATGAAATTTTTGAAGAAATATGTGGTGCTCGCTTAACTACTAACATCGGTCGTATTGGCGGCATAGAGCGCGATTTTTCTAAAAAGGCTTGGGATAAAATAAATATCTTTTTAAAAGATTTCCCTGCAAAATTAAAAGAGTTTGAAGTGTTGGTAATGCGCAACCGAATTTTTATGGATCGGACTATTGGCGTTGGCGGAATTTCTGCAGAAAGAGCGTTGAATTATGGTTTTACAGGTCCAAATTTACGTGCAGCAGGCGTTGATTACGATGTGCGTGTGATGAATCCATATTGCTCTTACGAAGATTTTGAGTTTACGATTCCTTTAGGCACAAATGGAGATACGTATGATCGTTTTATGGTGCGTTTAGAAGAAATGTGGCAGAGTTTGAGCATCATTCAACAAGCTCTTAAAAAAATGCCCGAAGGACCTTTTCACGCAAACGTTCCTGATTTTTATTTGCCCCCGAAAGAACAAGTGTATAATAATATGGAAGCGCTGATTTATCACTTTAAAATTGTGATGGGCGAAACAGAAATTCCAGTTGGAGAAGTGTATCATTGTGTGGAAGGCGGTAACGGGGAATTGGGATTTTATTTGGTAAGTGATGGCGGGAGAACGCCGTACCGCTTGCATTTCCGCAGACCGTGTTTTATTTATTACCAAGCCTATCCGGAAATGATAAAAGGACAAATGCTTTCGGATGCTATTTTAACGATGAGCAGTATGAATGTAATTGCGGGCGAATTAGACGCCTGA